The nucleotide sequence CAACCTGCACGGTCGGCCGTTTCGTCTCCGAGTCGGCCTCGAAGGAGGCCGAGGCCAGCAGCGAGGCGCCATGGATTCCGTCCCGCCCCGTGCGCGACCCGACGTAGAAGACGGCGTTCCCGGGCCCCTTGGCCAGCCCGCGAAAGATACGCGAAGCGTGGGCAATCCCGAGGCTCATGACGTTCACCAGGATGTTGCCGTCGTAGCAGGAATGGAAGGTCGTCTCGCCTCCCACCGTCGGGATGCCGATGCAGTTTCCATATCCGGCGATCCCTCCCACCACCCCGCCCACCAAGTACTTCATCCGCGGATGGTCCGGAGAGCCGAAGCGCAGCGAGTTCATCGAGGCGATGGGACGTGCCCCCATCGTGAAGATGTCGCGCAGGATTCCTCCCACCCCGGTCGCCGCTCCCTGGAAGGGCTCCACGTAGGAGGGGTGGTTGTGACTCTCCATCTTGAATACGGCCGCCAGCCCGCCGCCGATGTCGATGGCACCCGCGTTCTCTCCCGGCCCCTGTAACACTTGAGGCCCGGTCGTGGGGAACCGCTTCAGGTGGACGCGGGAGGACTTGTAGGAGCAGTGCTCCGACCACATGACCGAGAAGATGCCGAGCTCGGTATAGGTCGGGGTCCTGCCGAGAAGCGAGCAGACCTTGTCGTATTCCTCCGGCGAGAGCCCGTGTGCCTGAGCCAGCTCCGGGTCGACCTGCGGCTCCGCTTTCCGGAGATCGCTCATTTCGGGTTCCGGAACAGCTTCGACATCTGATCTTCGCGCTCCTTGCCGCGCACCCTATCGTAATGGCAGGACTTGAACTTCCTGCCGCTGCCGCAGGGACAGGGGTCGTTGCGTCCCACCCCCGAGTAATCGGTTTTCTGCTTCCCCGCCAGCATCTTTTGGATGGCCTTCAGGACCAATGGATTCACCTTCATTTTCAGGAGGTTACCGCTTTTGGACCCCCGGCGATGACCGATTCGAACAACAGCCGTCCGTCCTCATTACCCAGAATCGCCTCGGCGCACCGATCAGGGTGGGGCATCAGGCCCAGGACGTTCCCCCGCTCGTTGAGAACCCCGGCGATCGACATCATCGACCCGTTCGGGTTGGATTCCTCGCTCAGCTTTCCGTCGGCGTCGCAGTAGCGGAAGGCGATGCGCCCTTCCAGCTCCAGCCGCTTCAGAGTTTTCGGGTCGGCGTAATAGCAGCCTTCGCCGTGTCCGATGGGCATCTTGAGAGTTTTGGATCGCGAAAGGCTGCGGGTGAAAGGCGACTCGCCCCCGTCGACCCGCAGGAAAACGTCCTGGCAGAGATAGTGCAGCGACCGATTGCGCACCAGGGCTCCGGGAAGCAGTCCCGCCTCGGTCAGGATCTGGAAGCCGTTGCAGATTCCCAGGACCGGTCCCCCCTGCTTGGCGAAGTGGGCGACGCTCTCCATGATGGGCGAGAACTTCGCCATGGCGCCGCAGCGCAGGTAGTCGCCGTGGGCGAAGCCGCCCGGAAGGATGATGCAGTCGGAGTGCGCCAGGTTGCGGTCCTTGTGCCAGAGGAAGCTGGCGTCCTGGCGCAGGACGTGCTTGACCACGTGATAGCAGTCATGCTCGCAGTTGGATCCTGGGAATACGACGATGCCGAATTTCACGATGCGGCCGCCTCGCTCACTCCGCCACCTCGAACTGGTAGTCCTCGATGACCGGATTGGCCAGGAGCTTGTCGCACATCTCCCGGACCTTTTTCTCGAGCTGCGCCTTCGCCGTCTTCGGTAGCGTCAGCTCGAGCACCTTGCCGGCCCGCACATCGGTAACTTCCTTGTAGCCCAGCTGGTGCAGCGACCCCAGGATCGTCTTCCCCTGCGGGTCCAGCACTCCCTTCTTGTAAAGCACCGTCACGCGCACTTTCATCGCTCGCTCCGCTTCCGGGGACGGGACGTCTCCGCTTCGGATCCGCCCTCTCCGGCTCCGCCACGATCTCGGGGGGACTCGGCAGCTTCCGCTCCGAAGACCCGCTCGAAGATCCGATCCACGTTTCGCAGCTGCCGCTCCAGATCGAAGCAGCGCTCCAGCTCGCCGGCGTCCAGGATCTTCAGGATCCCGGGCTGCGACTTGAGGTTCTCCCGGAAGCTCCCCTTCCCTTCGCGCGCGCTCATCGCGGCGCCCTGGACCCAGGCGTAGGCTTCCTCGCGCGTCGCGCCCCGCCGGGCCAGGGCGAGGAGCACCTCCTGCGAGTAGACCAGCCCGCCCGAGGATTCGAGGTTCCGGCGCATCGCCTCCGGGTAGACCACCAGGCGCTCGAGGATTCCCGCCAGCCGGTTCAACATGTAGTCGGCCAGGATCGTGGAATCGGGCAGGATGACGCGCTCGGCGGAGGAATGGCTGATGTCGCGCTCGTGCCACAGCGCCACGTTCTCCAGCGCCACTCCCACGTTCCCTTTGATGACCCGGGCCAGCCCGCAAATCTGCTCGCACCCCACCGGATTGCGCTTGTGGGGCATGGCGGAAGATCCTTTCTGGCCGCCGCCGAAAGGCTCCTCGGCTTC is from Candidatus Polarisedimenticolia bacterium and encodes:
- a CDS encoding AIR synthase related protein, which gives rise to MSDLRKAEPQVDPELAQAHGLSPEEYDKVCSLLGRTPTYTELGIFSVMWSEHCSYKSSRVHLKRFPTTGPQVLQGPGENAGAIDIGGGLAAVFKMESHNHPSYVEPFQGAATGVGGILRDIFTMGARPIASMNSLRFGSPDHPRMKYLVGGVVGGIAGYGNCIGIPTVGGETTFHSCYDGNILVNVMSLGIAHASRIFRGLAKGPGNAVFYVGSRTGRDGIHGASLLASASFEADSETKRPTVQV
- a CDS encoding SEC-C metal-binding domain-containing protein; protein product: MNPLVLKAIQKMLAGKQKTDYSGVGRNDPCPCGSGRKFKSCHYDRVRGKEREDQMSKLFRNPK
- the purQ gene encoding phosphoribosylformylglycinamidine synthase subunit PurQ; translated protein: MKFGIVVFPGSNCEHDCYHVVKHVLRQDASFLWHKDRNLAHSDCIILPGGFAHGDYLRCGAMAKFSPIMESVAHFAKQGGPVLGICNGFQILTEAGLLPGALVRNRSLHYLCQDVFLRVDGGESPFTRSLSRSKTLKMPIGHGEGCYYADPKTLKRLELEGRIAFRYCDADGKLSEESNPNGSMMSIAGVLNERGNVLGLMPHPDRCAEAILGNEDGRLLFESVIAGGPKAVTS
- the purS gene encoding phosphoribosylformylglycinamidine synthase subunit PurS, whose amino-acid sequence is MKVRVTVLYKKGVLDPQGKTILGSLHQLGYKEVTDVRAGKVLELTLPKTAKAQLEKKVREMCDKLLANPVIEDYQFEVAE